The Streptomyces cyanogenus DNA segment CGCCGGACGGGCGACTCACCAGAGCGGTCAGCCCCGCCCACGCCTGGCGCCCCAGCTCGCCACCGGCACCTCCGGCAAGCGCGCCGAGCAGCGTCCGGTCGCTCCCCACGCCAGTCTTTGTAGCGCACGACGGCACGAGTGACACGTGTACGTACGGACATCGAGCGGTCTCCACTGCCGGAACCGTCATCGCGCGATGGCGCCTGCTGCCACCCCACTGGCACGGCACCCGCTGACGCGTCGGCGTCCCATCGGGTCACCCCGCTTGTGGTCTTGTGGTCGATCCTTCGGCGGCAGCGGTCGGCGCGCGGACTTGGCGGGGAAAGAGGAAGGCCGTGCCGGTTTGGCACGCGCCGACGAGGAGAGCCGGTTTGCGCAGTCTGTCGGCCCGGCGGTCCTCACCGGGCGGGAGCGGGGTCGCCCGGGTCCGACAGGTGCAGCAGGCGCCGTGTCGAGGAGGACGGGAGGTTCGGGTCTTGTTCGAGGGTTTCGAGACCAGGCGGGTTCAGGTCGAGGGAGCATTGATCTTCGTTCGCTACGGTGGGGAAGGACCGCCGGTGGTGCTGCTGCACGGCCACCCCCGGACATCGGCGACCTGGCATCGCGTCGCCCCGCTCCTCGTCCGGCGCGGTTTCACCGTGGTCTGTCCCGATCTCCGGGGATACGGCCGGTCCACCGGCCCGGCGCCCACCGCGGACCACGTCGGTTACTCCAAGCGGGCCGTCGCCGGTGACGTGGTCGAGGTGATGCGCTCCCTCGGCCATGCCCGGTTCGCGCTCGCCGGGCACGACCGCGGAGGCAGTGTGGCGCTGCGTCTCGCCCTCGACCACCCCGACGCGGTCTCGCGGGTGGCGCTGATCGACTGTCTGCCCCTCACCGAGCACCTGTCCCGCATCACGACCGAGTTCGCCACGCAGTGGTGGCACTGGTTCTTCTTCGCCCAGCCGGACATCCCCGAGCGAGTCATCAACGCCGACCCGGACAGCTGGTACCGCGGCGATCCCCAGAGGATGGGACAGGAGAATCACGACGAGTGGCGCGCGGCCACGAGGAACCCCGACGTGGTACGGGGGATGCTGGAGGACTACCGGGCCGGCCTCACCGTCGACCGGCGGCACGAGGAGGCCGATCGCGCCGCCGGGAGACGGATCCGGTGCCCGGCACTGATCCTCTGGTCGCTCCGGGACGACCTGGAGGACCTGTACGGGGACCCGGTGGAGATCTGGCGCCGATGGGCACCGGACGTACGGGGCCACGGCATCGACTCGGGGCACCACGTGGCCGAAGAGGCCCCGGAAGCGCTTGCGTCCTCCCTCGCCGGCTTCTTCGGCGGACGGCCCGAGTAGGAATCCCCGGGCCCGCCCCGCAGAACAAATAGGGCAAGGGCACGGAACATCCGTCCGGTAACCCGTGCCGAGCTGGGCCCCTGGTGGACGGCCCGGAGGACGTGCCCCGGTGCCGGGCAGGAACCAGGACCCCGTCCCGCACAAGCACCGCTTGGACGTGCACGTGCCCCTGGGTACAACCCGCCTGCGGCCCCGAAGGCCACTCCACCCACGGGGCCGGTGCCGGCCGTGGCAGTGCGGTTCAGGCGCCGGCCGAGCCCGCGGGTCACGCTGCTCGACCTGAACTCGCCGGTTCGGGGTACTCGCGCGCTCATCGGATGGTCGGGCGCAGGATGCAGCCCGGCCGCCACGGACTCAGGAAGGGAGGTGACCGTCGTGTCGAGCATGCAGCCGCACCACGCCGGATCCGGCCGGAGCACGGACCGCTCCGACCAGGAGCCGGTGAGCGAGCTGGTGCAGCGGGCCTCGCAGCAACTGACCGAACTGGTGCGAGGTGAACTCCGGCTGGCACAGGCGGAGATGAAGCAGAAGGGCAAGCGCTACGGCAAGGGCGGTGGCCTGTTCGGCGGGGCCGGCGTTGTCGGCTTCCTGATGCTGCAGGCGCTGGTTGCCACCGTGATCGCCGCGCTGGCGGTTCCGCTGCCCGTGTGGGCGGCGGCGCTGATCGTCACCGCGGTACTGGGTGTGATCGCCGCGGTGATGGCCATAAGCGGAAGAAAGCAGATCGACCAGGCTGCGCCGCCCACACCCGAGCAGACGATCGAGAACGTGAAGGCCGACGTGGCCGAGATCAAGGAGAGTGCGCATCGATGACCCAGCCGCCGCACGACGAGCCCACCGCCACCAGCCCCGAGGAACTGCGCGAGCAGGTCGAACAGACTCGGACCGAGCTCGGGGAGACGGTCGAGGCGCTGGCAGCGAAGACCGACGTCAAGGCGCGCGCCCAGGAGAAGGCCGCCGAAATAAAGGAGCAGGCTGCCGCGAAGGCCGACGAGCTGAAGGAGCAAGCCGCCCTCAAGGCGGGTGAACTGAAGGAGAAGGCCGCCGAACTGGCTCACCAGGCGCAGGACCGGCTGCCCGACCCGGTCAAGGCCGGTGCCGCCCAAGCCGCCGAGCAGGCCCGCGCGAAGGCGGCCCAGGCCGGTCAGCTCTGGGAAGAGAAGGCACCCGAGCCCGTGCGGCAGAGGACGGCCCAAGGAGCGCAGCTGGCCCGGGACAACCGGAAGGTGCTGCTGGCCGCGGCCGGCCTGGCCGTCGTGGCATGGCTGGCCTGCCGCCGTCGGCAGGGGTGAGCGGGGTGTAGTCATCCCGCGTTGCTTACAGGCCGGTCGGTGTGCCCTCGGGGGCGTCGGCGGTTCGACCATGGGAGCACTGTTCAATCGGACGTGGACGATGCTCGGCCACGACGAGGACACCACCGACGCGGACTGCGCCGGCCCGGTTGACGGCATAAGAAGGAGGTGGGAGGGCCGGTACGACACGGTACCGGCCCTCCCACCTGCATGAGGGGGAAGCGCTCACGTCGCGAGCGATGCCGTCGGTGCTCGCTGTGGCGGGAGCATCGGGGTGCGTAGGACGTCGGGGCCGCGGGTCGTGACGATCCGTGCAGTCGGAGGTGCCCGCGACGAAGCGCTGGTTCCCGGCAAGCAGGAGGTCGAAGGCTTCCCGGGGCGACGGGTTCAGTTACCGGAGCCTCTTCCAGGTCCGCGAGTGTGCCGAGGGCACGGCCCGGGTGGTGCCCATGCTGCCGGAGACCGTCAGTCGGCAGCCGTTCCGATCACGCCGTCAGGAGACGGCGGTGCGGAGCCTGATTGGAATGCCGAATTCAGCGGTAGCTTCTCTACGCACGCCACCTGACCCCTACCAACAGACAGGTAGCACCGGGTATTTGACTTGCCACCACGTACGAGACACCCGGGAATTGTGAGGTGTACATGGCTGGTTCGCCACCCTCGTCGGAGTCGGGGAGCTGGTTCGAGCGCTGGGACGAGCGGGGGCTGGCCATCGCCTGTCTGGTCGCCGTGCTCGGATCGGCGACTGCCGCGCTCTTCGGGCTCCCTGCCGCCTGGCAGATGCCGTTCCTGTTCACCGCGGTGTACGCGATCCTGCGCACCCTCGTGCCGCTCACTGCCTCGCGCCGTGAACTGGCCGGTCTCCGCACCGAAGTCGAACTGCTGCGCCGCGATTTCGACCAGGTGAACTCCTCGCGCATCGAGCACTACCCGGACGCGGCGTCCTTCTACAAGGCAGCCACGGACTACCTGGTCACACGCGGCACCCGCCATCTCGACACCTGGTACATGCGGATCGGAACCCCCGACGACTTCAGCGAGTCGACGGCGCCCTTCGCGGAGTACTTCCAAGCGGTGCTCGACTGGGCGGCGGCCGGCGGCTCAGTGAAGCGACTGTTCTGCATCGGTTCCTCCCGCGGCTATACGAGGTGGACTGCGCAGCACCGGGAGGAGACACGTCACCTGCGCAGTTACAGCATTCGGGAGGTGACCTGGCCCATCAAGGCGGACCTCATGAGCATGGCCATCATGGACACGAGCGCGGTGTTCCTGGCTTTCACCGTCGGAGACCGGGTGCAGGGCATGCGGATCGAGGACAGCGAGGCAGCGTCGTACTTCAAGTCCTACTTCGACCGCCACTGGGAGAACGCCCGAGACGTGCCACGCGCCCCAGCGGCGTGACACGCGATCGACGCCCGATCCACACCTTCAGCCGTTCAGCCCGCCCAGCGGACTGAGCTCGCGACAACTCCCCGATCTGATCACGGCGCTGTTATGCCAGCCACGTCCCGTCGCGCATGATGACTCTCCCGCGTAGTTCCGGCTCGCCGCGCCATGCGCGCACAGTCTTCGGGACCACGCGTACATACAGGAAGGACCCCTCTTCCGCGCGTGGATCCCACCCGAACTTGCCGGCGAACGCCTCTGCCGCGTCTTTGGGCACCTCCTGGTCCGGGAAGCATTCGGCCTCACCCTGGAGGAGTACTACGTCGAAGGTGTCCGGGAGCGCCAGGCGCACGCGCGGCTCTTTGCGGACGTTCCGTGCAGTCACGGAAGTGGCGCTGGTGCACATCCACACTGCGCGCCCATCCCACAAGAACCACAGCGGCACCTGGTGCGGCCCGTGATCAGGATGAGCCGTCGACACCCATACGTCCCGCTCGGTGACGAGCCGCTCCAGAGCGTCCCGCATACGTTCCGCCGTCAGACGACGGACGGTTCCCGTGGTCTCCATGAAGACCGACCCTAGCCAAGCGGCAGCGAAGCGCGCCTGAGGCGCAGGACCTACTCCCAGCGACCGATGAACTCTCGGCATGGGTGGGGAGTCGGTGCGACGAGCCGCACTCGCCCGGTCCCTCGGCCGTACGTCAGCCAGAGATGCGGGCTTCGATGCCGTCGAGGAGGAAGTCGAGGCCGGTCTGGAAGGTCTGGTCGGCGTCCAGGTGGGGGCCGTCTCGTACGACGGAGGCCAGCGCAGGGAAACGGCCAGTTGCGAAGACCCGCTGCAGATAAGGCCCGAAGGCGGCCTGCCACTGCTTCTTGTCCATCCCGGTGGCCCGCTCGGCGCGCCGCTCGGTGATCTCCCGGCGCACCGCGCCGATCACGTATGCATCGACCGCGGCGACCACCGGTACGACGGTGTCCACGTCGACATCGGCCATCGCGGCCAACACTGCCTCCCCCCTGGCCAGCGCGTGCGGCCCGAGCCGGGGCCGTCCACCGATCAGGTCGGCGAGCCATTCGTGCCGGTGAACGGCCTGCCGGGTGGTCTCGGCAAGGGAGCGCAGAACCTCGCGCCAGCCGTCTCCGGCCGGCCGGATCTCGGCATGGACCGCATCGACCATCAGGTCGAGCAGCTCCTCCTTGGTGGCGATGTAGCCGTACAGCCGCATCGGCCCAACGCCCAGCTCGGCGGCGACCTTGCGTAGCGACACCGCCTCCAGGCCGTCCGCGTCGGCCAGCCGGATCGCCGCTCGTACGATCCGCTCCCGGCTCAACGGGGCCGGAACCGGTCGATCCGGTGGCTCCGGCCTCTCCCATACCAACATGCCGCAGACAATACATCGTTGGAGCGATACGGTGTATCGACTGATACAGCGAATCGAGGGGGAACCATGACCATCGCCATCGCCATCGTCGGAGCGGGCTTGGGCGGCCTGGCCCTGGCCCGGGTGCTGCACGTGAACGGCATCGACGCCGTCGTGTACGAACGTGAGTCGTCGCGCGGCGCGCGCGGTCAGGGCGGCATGCTCGATCTGCACTCCGGGACCGGGCAGCAGGCGCTGCGCGAGGCCGGCCTGATACGGCAGTTCCATGCGATTGCCCGTCGGGCAGGCCAGGACCTGCGTCTTCTGGAACCGGACGGCACCCTGCTCCTCCAGGAGGACACGCCGGACGACGCACCGCTGGAACGGCCCGAGGTCGACCGCGGAGACCTGCGCGACCTGCTGTTGGACTCCCTCCCCGAACACGCGGTGCGCTGGGGCCACGCGCTCGAATCCGCCGACAACGGCACGCTGCACTTCGCCGACGGCAGCAGCGCGACGTACGAGCTGCTGGTCGGCGCCGACGGTGCGCAGTCCCGGGTCCGCCCACTGCTCACCGACGCCCGACCGGCGCACACCGGCCAGAACGTGGTCGAACTCGGTATCCCCGACATCGACCGCACCCACCCCGACCTCGCGGCGATGGTCGGACGCGGCAACTACTGGGTGCTCGGCAACGGGCAATCCCTGTCGGCGCAGCGCAACGGCGACGGCCGGGTACGCATCTACCTCAGCTTCCACCACACCGCCGAGGACTGGTTCGCCACCAGCGGGATCCCGTTCGGGGACCCCGCCGCCGCCCGGGTGCGGCTGATCGAGCTGTTCGCCGGCTGGCACCCACGGTTCACCGCACTGATCGCAGCCTGCGACGACACGGTCCTGCCGCGGCCGATCACCACTCTCCCGGTCGGCCTGACCTGGCCGTCGAGGCCGGACGTCACCCTGCTCGGCGACGCCGCGCACCTGATGCCGCCGGTGGGGCAGGGCGCCAACATGGCGCTGCTGGACGGCGCGTTGCTCGGTCTCGCGCTGGCCGCACACCCGGACGACTTCCCCGCCGCCGTCAAGGAATACGAACGCGAGATGTTCGAACGCACCAGCGCTGCCGGCCGCCAGTCCGCGCGCATCCAGGACATCCTGGCATCGCCGGACGCCAGCCGGAAAATGCTCGCGTTCTTCCAACCTGCCTGAAGGTAACCGGATACGACCGACCGACGGTTGTCTGAGGGGACGTCATTCCGGATGACCCGTTGCGGGTGGCCGTGTGCTGGGCGCGGGGACGCGGCTCCTCACCGCAGTCGTGGGTCCATCTCCACTAGCTGTTGGTCGGTGCGGTAGATGCCGCCGGCGAAGTGTTCGATCGCCGAGCGCAGGCGTACGGGGTCGGCTTCGTAGGTGCTCAACATGCCCACGATCACGTAGCGCTGGTCCGGGAGACGTTTGTTGAGCGGGTCGTGGAACCCTGTCGGGCGCGGCACGTCGGCCTTCAGCCGGACGATGAGCACGTTGGTGGTCAGTCCCGTGCCCGGCGCCCTGCGCAGTACGCCCACGCACGCGACATCCTTCCACGGCACGTGAGCCGAGTGCGGCCCGTGCTCGATGCCCACCCCGCCGCCGTTGACGACGAGGTCGTAGTGGACGTCTTTCCCCCCAAGCCGGCCCAGGAGGAGGAGCAGACCCATGAACAGGGCTAGGGCGCTGGCGGCAGTCAAGGTCGTGTGCCACCCCGCGAACAGCACGCTCACCGCGCCGAGGGCAGCGAGCATCAGGGAGTACATGACGGTGTCGCGGCCGCGATGGGCCGGCGGTTCGGGCGGCTGACGGCGGAAGCGGATCTCTTCCTCATCGCCGGTCGGCGGTCCTCCGCGCGGCTGGACGGGACCCCGGACGAGGGCGATGCCACCTGCGGTGTTGACGGAGCGCCGCTGCGGCCGCGGCAGCCCCGCCCCCTGCAGCACGGTGTCGATGTGCTGGTGGATGTCGTCCAGGGTGAGCGGCTCTGCCTGGTTCAATGCGTCCAGCAGGGCGGCCGTGAAGGCGGTGTGACGCTGCCCGGGCGGTGCGTGTGAGGGTGCGGTGGCCGTGGTGGAGGTGAGGGTGTAGGTGCCGCTCACGTCGAGTTGAGCCGACAGCAGGCTGCCCGGTTCCGTCATGGCGGCCACCGCACGGCCGGAGAAGCAGCAGTCCAGCACCAGGACCCGCAAACGTGCCCGGGCCCGGCCGAGTTGCCTCTTGACCAGATCGGCCGGGACACCGGTGAAACCGACGTGTCCCGGGTCGGTGGAGGACAGCGCCAGGTGCAACGTCCCGTCCTCGTCGAGCAGTCCGTGTCCGGCGTAGTAGACGAGCAGCAAGTCGTCCGCGTCGAGCGCGGCTTGGGCAAGTGCCATGCCGACGCTGCGGTGATCGGCCGGATCGGCCAGCACCCGGCAGTGTTCCGGCGGCAGGATTCCGTACGTCTCGTGCGTGAGCGCGGAGCGAAGATCCGCAAGGTTGGACTTCACGGCGGGAATCGCGGGCAGATCGATGTCGTCGAAGTCGCTGCACCCGATGAGGACCGCCCGGGAAGCGGCACCGTCGGGGATGCGCGGCGCGCTCTGTCTCACTCCTCCCCGCCTTCCAGCAGCCGTCCGACCGCCCTGCTCACCGCCTGCGGATCGCTTCTCCGGCGGACCTCCACGGTGAACTTCCGCCCACCGTTGCGGTCCGGTCCTACGGTGACGTCGGCACGGCGTTGCACCAGCCAGGTCGCCTCCCCACCTGGTTCGCCGGCCACCAGCACGGGCAAGGAGCCCGGTGCGGGAGGGGTTTCACTGCCCTCGTATTCCTCCATGGGACCATCGTGCCAACAACAGTGACGGAACACCCAGGCGCTGTTTGAGGGGGTGTCGATGACTGGGCGTCCGGAAAACCCACTCGATCCGAGCCAGGCACCCGTGCAGCGTTTCGCCGCCGAGCCGCGGAAGCAGCGTACGGAAGCCGGCAGCCCGACTTGCGGTGCGCGGTGGCGGTCTTGGCGGACAACCGGCATCAGGCGGTGATTCCTACCGTCGTCAGACGTACCCGCCGGCCACCCCGTGGATGTGAACTGTCCAGACAGGGAAGGAGTCGCGGGAGCCGGGATAACGGGGAGGCGCCGTGGCGAGCGAGATTTCGGACAGATTCAGGTACAGCATCACGCACACCTACGTCACGCGGCACGTCGGTGACAACCCGCAGACGGCGACGCTGGTCGGCTCGCGGGTGGGAAGCCTGGACCGGTTCGCCGACCGGCCGAGCGAGAAGAGCGAGTTCTGCGAGCACTGCGACGCGAGGCTGCGGGTCGTGCTACGGTCCACGGCCGACGTACGGCAGCGTCGGCGTACGCACCGACTGCTGTGGCCGGTGTGGGCCCTGCTGGCCGTGTTGAGCGGCTGGCGCCTCGTGTACGTGCTGCGCACCGGTGACGGCCTGGGGTACGACGACACGTTGGGCTTGTATGCCACCGCGTTCGCGACCGTCCTGCTCGGATACGGCACCCTGCGCAGCCTGGTCCTGACCCAGGGCTTCGACACCCCCAAGGTGACCAGGACGGACGATCGGGAACCGTACGGTGTTCGGCACCACTGGACCAGACCCCCGCACACGGACGTCGAGGACCGCAGGTCCTGACGTCCTGATCCGGCCCGGCCGGCCCATCGCACCGGGGGTGGCCAAGCGGTGTGTCAGGTGCGCATCATCAGCTGACCGATCAGACGTGGGCAGTGATCGAGCCGATACTGGCATCGCCGCGCCACCGCCACTCGCCGGTGGTGTTTCCCCGCTGTCCCAAGCCCAGGCCGAAGGAGTGGCCCATGACCAGCGTCCCTGTCCCCTTCCAGGTGTACGAGGCAGGCACGTACCTGCACGGTACGAAGGCAGCCCTCGTTCCCGGGGATCTGCTGACCCCCGGCCACGCATCCAACTTCGAGGAAGGGCGCACGTCCCGCCATGTCTACGTTTCCGAGACCCTGGATGCCGCCGTCTGGGGCGCCGAACTCGCAGCCGGCGGGGGGCCGGGGCGGATCTACGTAGTGGAGCCGACCGGCGATCTGGAGGACGATCCCAACGTCACCGACAAGAAGTTCCCTGGCAACCCCACCCGCTCCTACCGCACACGCGAGCCTGTGCGCATCGTGTCGGAACTCAAGGACTGGGTCGGGCACTCTCCCGAGCAGATCGAAGCCATGCTGAACGGGCTGGCCGACCTTCGTCGCCGCGGCGTCGCCACGATCCTGGACTGACGGGTCCGCCGAGGCCGCGGAACTCTCCGCCGGGCAGCCGAAGACGCCGAAGACGAAGACGCAGATCCGCTCGAACAGGGTCCTTCCGTTCCTCATCTACCCACTCTTGACGGCGGGTTGAGACAGATGCGGACGGACTGCGTATCGCTGAGCAAGCAAACGGCGCCCTACGGATGTGGGCCGAGGAGGAATGCCGATGGAACGCGACGGCACCCAACCGCAGCCGGACTTCGCTCCGGAGCGTGACGCCGCGCTGGAGATCCAGGAATCCTTCCAGGCGATCCTGGATGCCCTTGACGCCGCGCGCGCCGAGCTCCATGCGGAGGGCAGGAGCCGGCGAACGGTGAGCCCGCCGCGGTCCTTCGACCGGCACGGCGAAGCGGCGGCGGCCGGCAGCCGGGCAGTTCCTGCCAAGGTCCTTCCGTCTCCGCCGGCTCCCCGCCCTCCGGCCGCACATCCGCGGACACAACGGCTGGGGCCTCGGGCCACAGGCCTGGTTCCCGCCCCTCCGCAAGGCGTTCCGCCGTCCGCCGTGAATCCGCCGCGGACCGGTCATGTGCGCCGGGCTCCGCAGGACCCCGTGGTGCAGCCGCTGTGGTCGCACGGCGCGCGGCAGGAGGCGGGGAAGCAGCCCACCGCGAGCGACGCGCGCCCGAGGCGGAACGAGCCGTCGGCGCCCCGCCCCGGCCTCGGGCCCGTGCGGGCGAGCGTGCGCCGCGGAGCCGGCCCGTCTCCGGACGCCTCCTGGACGGCCGACCCGGGACCCTCCGCTCTGCGCACGGCGCCTCTCGACGCCCCGCCCCGTGAGGCGCCGGCGCGCCCGGACACCGTACGGCTGCCGCTACCGAAGGCAAGCCCGGAGCATCGGCGCTTCACCGACCGGCGGCACGCCCGGGTCGCCGGATTCTTCGGGCTGGGTGCCGTGAGCGGACTCCTGCTTGCCTCTTCGCTCCTCACGAACCAGCACTCCGAGCCGGCCGCGCCGCCTGCCGCCCAGGAGCAACCCGAACGGCCGCTGCCCGACGACACCTCGCTCCCCGAGATCCCGGGCACCGGGGTACTGCGTGAGGGGGACAGCGGGCACGGGGTGTACGAGTTGCAGGTGCGTCTGCTCCAGATCCCAGGGCTCTACGACGGCGGTGCGATCGACGGCCGCTACGGCACGGAGGTCCGGCAGGCCGTGGCCCGGTTCCAGAAACGGTTCGGCATCCGCGGGGACGAGACCGGCGTGTACGGGGACAACACCCGCTACGCCCTCATGCTGCGCACGAAGTAGTCTTCGCCGGCTGTGAACGCAGGCAAGCCCCTGGCCGGTGCCGCCCCGCGGACGCGGCTACCGGCACCAGATGGAGAACAGGTCTAGTCCTGCTCCGCGACGGCCATCTCGCCCAGGCGAGACCAGTCGTCCTGCGGAACCGTCATGTTCACGATGCGGGGTGTCTCGGCCAGGTGGCGCGGCAGCGTCTCCTGCGCGGCCCTGAAGTGCGCGGACTGCACGTGAGCGGCGCCCGCCTCGTCATCGCGGAAGGCCTCGACCAGGACGTACTCCGTCGGGTCCGCCACGCTTCGCGACCATTCGAACCACAGGCAGCCGGGCTCCCTGCGCGTGGCCTCGGTGAAGTCGGCGGCGATCTCCGGCCACCGGTCGGCATCGTCGGGAAGAACGCGGAACTTGGCGGTAATGAAGATCATCGGACTCTCTCTCCGCTACGTGCGTGCTCCACGGGCCCGTTGCTCCTGCCGGGCCCCGTGGCGACAAGATCGTACGGCGCCGGCCGGCGCTCGCAGCCCCCCACACGCCCGATAAATGCTCGATCGAGACTTCTGTGGTGGTGTGTCTGTTTTCTCGGCAGGTGGAAATCTTCCAGATGCCGTCCCGTTGACCATGTGGCCGAAAAAGAATGACCATCTCCTCGCACCGCTTACCGGATTCAGACACAAGGAGTGTGCGAAATGCAGGCAGTGCGTGTTCACGGATATCACGGGCGGCCCATTGTCGAAGAGGTGCCGGAGCCCCGGATCACTTCACCGCAGGACGTGATCGTGGAGATCGGCGGGGCCGGTCTGTGCAGAACCGACCTCCATGTCATCGAGGGCCAGTGGCAGGAAAAGTCCCAGGTGTCGCTGCCGTACACGTTGGGCCACGAGAACGCCGGATGGGTGCGGGAGATCGGTTCCGGAGTCTCCCACCTGGCAGTCGGTGATCCCGTGATCCTCCATCCGCTGATGACCTGCGGCCTGTGCCGCGCGTGCCGCTCGGGGGATGACGTGCACTGTGCGAACAGCGCCTTCCCGGGCATCGACTGCGACGGTGGCATGGCGGAGTTCATGCGCACCAACGCGCGTTCGTGCGTGAAGCTCGACCCCGGCCTCCGGCCCGCCGACGTGGCCGCCCTGGCCGACGCCGGTCTCACCGCCTATCACGCCGTACGGAAGGCGGTGCCGCTGCTGTATCCCGGTGCCTTCGTCGTCGCCATCGGCGCCGGGGGCCTCGGGCACATCGGCATCCAGGCCCTGGTGGCCCTCACCGCGGCCGAGATCGTCGTCGTGGACACCTCCGAAGCGGCCCTGGAGCTCGCCAAGAGCCTGGGTGCGCACCACACCGTGCGCGCCGACGGCGACCCGGTGCTTGCGGTGCAGGAGATCACCGCAGGTCGAGGAGCACATGTCGTCATCGACTTCGTGGGCGAGCGAGGCACCGAGGCCCAGGGCGTCGCCATGCTCCGCAGGGCCGGCTCCTACTTCGTCGTCGGATACGGCGGACACGTCCACGTGCCGACCATCGACATCATCTCGAACGAGATCAACGTCATCGGCAACCTCGTCGGCAGCTACAACGACCTGGACGAACTCATGACGCTCGCCGCCCAGGGCAAGGTGCGGCTGCACACCACGACGTATGCGCTCGATGCCGTGAACGACGCCATGGACGATCTCGAGCATGGACGGCTGCAGGGCCGCGGAATCCTCGTGCCCGGCGCTCGGTGACGCCCCCTCCGCACCCTCTGCGGCGCCCGCTCCGCGAAGTCGTGCACCTGCCCGGGGCGGGCCCGGAAAACGCCGAACGCCACACATCGTAAAGGGGTTGAGGTCGGGGCCGCTGTCTCCGGCGAAAGTCATGAAAGAAAACACTTATCTCCAACGGCTGCTCGCCGAATTTCTCGGCACTGCTTTTCTCGTCTTCCTCGGGGTCGGCTCGATTCCTGCCACCCTCATGCTGCAGAAGACCGGGAAGACCAGTTTCACGATGGCCGACCTGGGCGTGATCGCGTTCGCTTTCGCCATGGTCGTGGTGGCCGCCGTGTTCGCGATAGGCCATGTGTCGGGCTGCCACATCAATCCAGCCGTCACCCTCGCCCTGGCCGCGACGGGCAGAATTCCCCGGCGCGAGGTGGCGGGCTACGTCCTGTCCCAGTGCGCGGGAGCGGTGGCAGGCGCGGGCGCCATCGTCGCCGTGCTCGGCACCCGTGCGGTGCATCTGGGCCTCGGCGTCGCCTCCTACGCCTCTCCGACCTCCGCCTCCCAGGCGTTCTTCGCGGAGGCGCTGGGCACCTTCATCCTGGTCTTCGTGGTGTTCGGAGTCGTCGACCAGCGGGCACCGGGCGGCTTCGCCGGCCTGCCCATCGGCTTCGCGGTCTTCGCCATCGCCGTCGCCGTGGGCCCGGTCACGGGGGCGGCGCTCAATCCGGCGCGCACCCTTGGACCCATGCTGGTGTC contains these protein-coding regions:
- a CDS encoding peptidoglycan-binding domain-containing protein, which translates into the protein MVQPLWSHGARQEAGKQPTASDARPRRNEPSAPRPGLGPVRASVRRGAGPSPDASWTADPGPSALRTAPLDAPPREAPARPDTVRLPLPKASPEHRRFTDRRHARVAGFFGLGAVSGLLLASSLLTNQHSEPAAPPAAQEQPERPLPDDTSLPEIPGTGVLREGDSGHGVYELQVRLLQIPGLYDGGAIDGRYGTEVRQAVARFQKRFGIRGDETGVYGDNTRYALMLRTK
- a CDS encoding NAD(P)-dependent alcohol dehydrogenase translates to MPEPRITSPQDVIVEIGGAGLCRTDLHVIEGQWQEKSQVSLPYTLGHENAGWVREIGSGVSHLAVGDPVILHPLMTCGLCRACRSGDDVHCANSAFPGIDCDGGMAEFMRTNARSCVKLDPGLRPADVAALADAGLTAYHAVRKAVPLLYPGAFVVAIGAGGLGHIGIQALVALTAAEIVVVDTSEAALELAKSLGAHHTVRADGDPVLAVQEITAGRGAHVVIDFVGERGTEAQGVAMLRRAGSYFVVGYGGHVHVPTIDIISNEINVIGNLVGSYNDLDELMTLAAQGKVRLHTTTYALDAVNDAMDDLEHGRLQGRGILVPGAR
- a CDS encoding MIP/aquaporin family protein, which encodes MKENTYLQRLLAEFLGTAFLVFLGVGSIPATLMLQKTGKTSFTMADLGVIAFAFAMVVVAAVFAIGHVSGCHINPAVTLALAATGRIPRREVAGYVLSQCAGAVAGAGAIVAVLGTRAVHLGLGVASYASPTSASQAFFAEALGTFILVFVVFGVVDQRAPGGFAGLPIGFAVFAIAVAVGPVTGAALNPARTLGPMLVSGPAGGPVDWSQLPVYLGAQVLGGLLAGQVYMAMNRLRTIAA
- a CDS encoding putative quinol monooxygenase, translated to MIFITAKFRVLPDDADRWPEIAADFTEATRREPGCLWFEWSRSVADPTEYVLVEAFRDDEAGAAHVQSAHFRAAQETLPRHLAETPRIVNMTVPQDDWSRLGEMAVAEQD